A single region of the Geobacillus subterraneus genome encodes:
- a CDS encoding TlpA family protein disulfide reductase, whose protein sequence is MRKWLLVLLFLAVTGYGLWDAMAAEKPNGTSETEIGPEIGHAAPDLTMPTLGGEPVKLSDLRGKAVVLNFWTSWCPPCKKEMPELEKFYKQHGREVMLLAVHLTTQDTLDNAERFVKSGKLTLPVAFDVRGEALHQYRVQTIPTTYIIDPNGVIRQKIVGPVTAAQLEKETALFR, encoded by the coding sequence GTGCGAAAATGGTTGCTCGTTCTTTTGTTTTTAGCCGTCACCGGCTACGGCCTTTGGGATGCGATGGCCGCCGAGAAACCGAATGGGACAAGCGAAACCGAAATCGGCCCGGAAATCGGCCATGCAGCCCCCGACTTGACGATGCCGACGCTTGGCGGCGAGCCGGTCAAGCTGTCCGATTTGCGCGGCAAGGCGGTCGTCCTTAACTTTTGGACGTCATGGTGTCCGCCGTGCAAAAAGGAAATGCCGGAGCTTGAGAAGTTTTACAAACAGCATGGCCGTGAAGTCATGTTGCTCGCTGTCCATTTGACCACACAAGACACGCTCGATAACGCGGAGCGATTTGTAAAAAGCGGGAAGCTGACGCTGCCGGTCGCTTTCGATGTCCGCGGCGAGGCGCTCCATCAATATCGGGTTCAAACGATTCCAACGACGTATATCATCGATCCGAACGGCGTCATCCGGCAAAAAATCGTCGGTCCGGTGACCGCCGCTCAGCTCGAGAAAGAAACAGCGCTCTTTCGTTAA
- a CDS encoding FbpB family small basic protein, protein MRRSRKMTLQELISENKRQLLNDREALEKIEKKLEERMLKKAE, encoded by the coding sequence ATGAGACGATCCCGCAAAATGACTCTCCAAGAATTGATCAGCGAGAATAAGCGACAATTGTTAAATGACCGGGAAGCGCTCGAAAAGATCGAGAAAAAGCTGGAAGAGCGGATGCTCAAGAAAGCAGAATAA
- a CDS encoding acid-soluble spore protein N: protein MSNPKGSRKHFVPNHIGTQPRAAGGNKGKQMQDQSGQHAQVIQTKGE from the coding sequence ATGAGCAATCCGAAAGGAAGCCGCAAACATTTTGTGCCGAACCATATCGGAACACAGCCTCGCGCCGCTGGGGGAAACAAAGGCAAACAAATGCAAGACCAATCCGGCCAGCACGCCCAAGTCATCCAAACGAAGGGTGAATGA